A part of Bacillus rossius redtenbacheri isolate Brsri chromosome 1, Brsri_v3, whole genome shotgun sequence genomic DNA contains:
- the LOC134546334 gene encoding uncharacterized protein LOC134546334 — MHLRPVVNTIPLLSHTSNQANSCHLHESLTHTSNQANYCHLQASLTHTSNQANSCHLHESLTHTSNQANSCHLHESLTHTSNQANYCHLQASLTHTSNQANYCHLHESLTHTSNQANYCHLHESLTHTSNQANSCHLHESLTHTSNQANYCHLHESLTHTSNQANYCHLHESLTHTSNQANYCHLQASLTHTSNQANSCHLHESLTHTSNQANSCHLHESLTHTSNQANYCHLQASLTHTSNQANYCHLHESLTHTSNQANYCHLHESLTHTSNQANSCHLHESLTHTSNQANYCHLHESLTHTSNQAISCHLHESLTHTSNQANYCHLQASLTHTSNQANSCHLHESLTHTSNQANYCHLHESLTHTSNQANYCHLHESLTHTSNQANSCHLHESLTHTSNQANYCHLHESLTHTSNQANSCHLHESLTHTSNQANYCHLQASLTHTSNQANSCHLHESLTHTSNQANYCHLQASLTHTSNQANSCHLHESLTHTSNQANYCHLQASLTHTSNQANSCHLHESLTHTSNQANYCHLQASLTHTSNQANSCHLHESLTHTSNQANSCHLHESLTHTSNQANSCHLHESLTHTSNQANSCHLHESLTHTSNQANYCHLQASLTHTSNQANSCHLHESLTHTSNQANYCHLHESLTHTSNQANSCHLHESLTHTSNQANYCHLHESLTHTSNQANSCHLHESLTHTSNQANSCHLHESLTHTSNQANYCHLHESLTHTSNQANYCHLHESLTHTSNQANYCHLHESLTHTSNQANSCHLHESLTHTSNQANYCHLQASLTHTSNQANYCHLHESLTHTSNQANSCHLHESLTHTSNQANYCHLQASLTHTSNQANYCHLHESLTHTSNQANYCHLHESLTHTSNQANSCHLHESLTHTSNQANSCHLHESSTHTSNQANYCHLHESLTHPSNQANYCHLHESLTHTSNQANYCHLHESLTHTSNQANSCHLHESLTHTSNQANYCHLQASLTHTSNQANYCHLHESLTHTSNQANSCHLHESLTHTSNQANYCHLQASLTHTSNQANYCHLHESLTHTSNQANYCHLHESLTHTSNQANSCHLHESLTHTSNQANSCHLHESLTHTSNQANSCHLHESLTHTSNQANSCHLHENWTHTSNQANYCHLHESLTHTSNQANSCHLHASLTHTSDQANTCHLHESSTHVANLNKIGIAKYDQALLGSCQMDEKLEEEYATPKPSGCLSSPGLRDTWAVHCPLDEPSQVVDRSSI; from the exons ATGCATTTGAGGC CCGTTGTTAATACTATCCCTTTACTTTCGCACACGTCCAACCAAGCTAACTCCTGTCACCTCCACGAGAGCTTGACGCACACGTCCAACCAAGCTAACTACTGTCACCTCCAAGCGAGCTTGACGCACACGTCCAACCAAGCTAACTCCTGTCACCTCCACGAGAGCTTGACGCACACGTCCAACCAAGCTAACTCCTGTCACCTCCACGAGAGCTTGACGCACACGTCCAACCAAGCTAACTACTGTCACCTCCAAGCGAGCTTGACGCACACGTCCAACCAAGCTAACTACTGTCACCTCCACGAGAGCTTGACGCACACGTCCAACCAAGCTAACTACTGTCACCTCCACGAGAGCTTGACGCACACGTCCAACCAAGCTAACTCCTGTCACCTCCACGAGAGCTTGACGCACACGTCCAACCAAGCTAACTACTGTCACCTCCACGAGAGCTTGACGCACACGTCCAACCAAGCTAACTACTGTCACCTCCACGAGAGCTTGACGCACACGTCCAACCAAGCTAACTACTGTCACCTCCAAGCGAGCTTGACGCACACGTCCAACCAAGCTAACTCCTGTCACCTCCACGAGAGCTTGACGCACACGTCCAACCAAGCTAACTCCTGTCACCTCCACGAGAGCTTGACGCACACGTCCAACCAAGCTAACTACTGTCACCTCCAAGCGAGCTTGACGCACACGTCCAACCAAGCTAACTACTGTCACCTCCACGAGAGCTTGACGCACACGTCCAACCAAGCTAACTACTGTCACCTCCACGAGAGCTTGACGCACACGTCCAACCAAGCTAACTCCTGTCACCTCCACGAGAGCTTGACGCACACGTCCAACCAAGCTAACTACTGTCACCTCCACGAGAGCTTGACGCACACGTCCAACCAAGCTATCTCCTGTCACCTCCACGAGAGCTTGACGCACACGTCCAACCAAGCTAACTACTGTCACCTCCAAGCGAGCTTGACGCACACGTCCAACCAAGCTAACTCCTGTCACCTCCACGAGAGCTTGACGCACACGTCCAACCAAGCTAACTACTGTCACCTCCACGAGAGCTTGACGCACACGTCCAACCAAGCTAACTACTGTCACCTCCACGAGAGCTTGACGCACACGTCCAACCAAGCTAACTCCTGTCACCTCCACGAGAGCTTGACGCACACGTCCAACCAAGCTAACTACTGTCACCTCCACGAGAGCTTGACGCACACGTCCAACCAAGCTAACTCCTGTCACCTCCACGAGAGCTTGACGCACACGTCCAACCAAGCTAACTACTGTCACCTCCAAGCGAGCTTGACGCACACGTCCAACCAAGCTAACTCCTGTCACCTCCACGAGAGCTTGACGCACACGTCCAACCAAGCTAACTACTGTCACCTCCAAGCGAGCTTGACGCACACGTCCAACCAAGCTAACTCCTGTCACCTCCACGAGAGCTTGACGCACACGTCCAACCAAGCTAACTACTGTCACCTCCAAGCGAGCTTGACGCACACGTCCAACCAAGCTAACTCCTGTCACCTCCACGAGAGCTTGACGCACACGTCCAACCAAGCTAACTACTGTCACCTCCAAGCGAGCTTGACGCACACGTCCAACCAAGCTAACTCCTGTCACCTCCACGAGAGCTTGACGCACACGTCCAACCAAGCTAACTCCTGTCACCTCCACGAGAGCTTGACGCACACGTCCAACCAAGCTAACTCCTGTCACCTCCACGAGAGCTTGACGCACACGTCCAACCAAGCTAACTCCTGTCACCTCCACGAGAGCTTGACGCACACGTCCAACCAAGCTAACTACTGTCACCTCCAAGCGAGCTTGACGCACACGTCCAACCAAGCTAACTCCTGTCACCTCCACGAGAGCTTGACGCACACGTCCAACCAAGCTAACTACTGTCACCTCCACGAGAGCTTGACGCACACGTCCAACCAAGCTAACTCCTGTCACCTCCACGAGAGCTTGACGCACACGTCCAACCAAGCTAACTACTGTCACCTCCACGAGAGCTTGACGCACACGTCCAACCAAGCTAACTCCTGTCACCTCCACGAGAGCTTGACGCACACGTCCAACCAAGCTAACTCCTGTCACCTCCACGAGAGCTTGACGCACACGTCCAACCAAGCTAACTACTGTCACCTCCACGAGAGCTTGACGCACACGTCCAACCAAGCTAACTACTGTCACCTCCACGAGAGCTTGACGCACACGTCCAACCAAGCTAACTACTGTCACCTCCACGAGAGCTTGACGCACACGTCCAACCAAGCTAACTCCTGTCACCTCCACGAGAGCTTGACGCACACGTCCAACCAAGCTAACTACTGTCACCTCCAAGCGAGCTTGACGCACACGTCCAACCAAGCTAACTACTGTCACCTCCACGAGAGCTTGACGCACACGTCCAACCAAGCTAACTCCTGTCACCTCCACGAGAGCTTGACGCACACGTCCAACCAAGCTAACTACTGTCACCTCCAAGCGAGCTTGACGCACACGTCCAACCAAGCTAACTACTGTCACCTCCACGAGAGCTTGACGCACACGTCCAACCAAGCTAACTACTGTCACCTCCACGAGAGCTTGACGCACACGTCCAACCAAGCTAACTCCTGTCACCTCCACGAGAGCTTGACGCACACGTCCAACCAAGCTAACTCCTGTCACCTCCACGAGAGCTCGACGCACACGTCCAACCAAGCTAACTACTGTCACCTCCACGAGAGTTTGACGCACCCGTCCAACCAAGCTAACTACTGTCACCTCCACGAGAGCTTGACGCACACGTCCAACCAAGCTAACTACTGTCACCTCCACGAGAGCTTGACGCACACGTCCAACCAAGCTAACTCCTGTCACCTCCACGAGAGCTTGACGCACACGTCCAACCAAGCTAACTACTGTCACCTCCAAGCGAGCTTGACGCACACGTCCAACCAAGCTAACTACTGTCACCTCCACGAGAGCTTGACGCACACGTCCAACCAAGCTAACTCCTGTCACCTCCACGAGAGCTTGACGCACACGTCCAACCAAGCTAACTACTGTCACCTCCAAGCGAGCTTGACGCACACGTCCAACCAAGCTAACTACTGTCACCTCCACGAGAGCTTGACGCACACGTCCAACCAAGCTAACTACTGTCACCTCCACGAGAGCTTGACGCACACGTCCAACCAAGCTAACTCCTGTCACCTCCACGAGAGCTTGACGCACACGTCCAACCAAGCTAACTCCTGTCACCTCCACGAGAGCTTGACGCACACGTCCAACCAAGCTAACTCCTGTCACCTCCACGAGAGCTTGACGCACACGTCCAACCAAGCTAACTCCTGTCACCTCCACGAGAACTGGACGCACACGTCCAACCAAGCTAACTACTGTCACCTCCACGAGAGCTTGACGCACACGTCCAACCAAGCTAACTCCTGTCACCTCCACGCGAGCTTGACGCACACGTCCGACCAAGCCAACACCTGTCACCTCCACGAGAGCTCGACACACgttgcaaatttaaataaaattggaaTTGCTAAATACGATCAAGCCTTGTTAGGCAGCTGTCAGATGGATGAAAAACTCGAAGAAGAATATGCGA CACCCAAGCCAAGCGGTTGTCTGAGCTCCCCGGGGCTGAGAGACACCTGGGCGGTGCACTGTCCGCTCGACGAGCCAAGCCAGGTGGTTGACCGGTCTTCCATATAA